A region of the Arachis hypogaea cultivar Tifrunner chromosome 15, arahy.Tifrunner.gnm2.J5K5, whole genome shotgun sequence genome:
tggaagaacaaaaaaaaatgtgttttgaGATTTGAAAGAgagtgaatttaaaaattttgctttttctattaaataaaggataaaattataattttagcattgttttttacttttttttggtgactataatTCTTTTTGATGACTTATAATTTTAGCATTGTTTACACCTTTTTCATTAATTTTCATCTCATACTTGAGGAGAAGATATTTGAATAGGCTCCAAACCTTTTTGTctctctttattttctctcttaaatcaaataataacaaatttaattttttatgtatttttttccatATTCTTTTAAACCAAACAATATGTAAACAGGAAAGTTCAACATAAAACTAATCCAAAAGACGGTGGTATCGATTTTGTTGTTCAACAATTGCTGTTCTTAGAGCTTTTTCTCCCAATTTTGTTTCTTATCAATTACCCAAAAAATGTTATATTGAAGAATAGGCAGAATTGTTAAGAGCTTTGAATCTGTCAGGGCTTCAAGCAATCACATTGGATAGTGAAATGTTTTATTACTTAGCTTGATGagtgataaataataaaaaaatataaagaattaatacttttattaaaatttggtcagcacttaactaataaattaaaaaaagtgagtaattttatattattatatataatctcatatcattaaaaatattaatattaattgattaatgattacaaatcacaaaacttaCTAACCCTCTATAGCACTTCTCAAATAACGAGTTTCATGAGAAtgacatagaaaataaaataaaggaatcaaTTTTGTCCTTTAAGAAGTTATTGGGCATGAAAGGATAATTTTAATACTGaatttaatctaaaaaaaattaatttccatCCCAAGTTATAAGggactaaaataatatttaatttaataaaatattagtttaaaatattgaataatattaataaaaaatattaatcactaTATTTATCCTAAAAGAGAATAACACTAAAACATCCGTCACAAAATTTACATTAGCTGAAATGTAATTATATCCTCGATTTATTCTTCTCTAAATCttaatttttcttcctttcttaattaattactacTATACTACTACTAGTATTTCTCTTCCCGTAATTTGTTAAAAATAGTATAATcgactttttttatttaaataaaataaattaattatttactcaATTAAATcgatttacaaaattttaatcttttaaatatttaattataattttggtggcacaaaaaacaaaaacaaaaattattatctttatcttattattGTTAGcaaagacacaaaaaaaaaaattaagagtgtttgacaataattttttgagtaattacccaaatcagtccccgAGGATTTTAGAATCGGatattttagtccccaagaaaaattaatacacggaTCAGTCCCAAGGTTTTACTCCGAcagacaaatcagtccccaaTTCATTTTCCGGCAGAGTAATTACCAGatcagtccccaaagattttaaaaacggacattttagtcccaagaaaaactaatgtacaaatcaatccccaacttttctctctgttagacataatagtcccccgtctaaaaataaaattattattattattaattgcacaataatattgtactatattttttgtattttttagacaaaaataatgataaatttattcattaaattcttatatatatatatatatatatatatatatatagtcactcaataataataataataataataataataataataataataataataataataataataataataataataataataataatattattattattattattattattattattattattatatatgtttatattaaaaaatatgtatttaaataaaatattttaatttgaatttatattaaatacatatttttttaatacaaacatattttttaaaatagtacatcttttgattatattaaatacaaaaatatcaaatgattttaaccttgatttttttgtaaaataatctctaatatttttatttattattattattattattaattacataataatattataccatgattttttgtattttctaggtaaaaataatgataaatttattcattagattcttatatatgtatttatatatatatatatatatatagtcactcaataataataataataataataataataataataataataataataataataatcaataaaattattagagattattttataagaaatttaaggttaaaaccatttgatatttttgtatttaataaaatcaaaagatgtactattttaaaaaatatgtttgtattaaaaaaatatgtatttaatataaattcaaattaaaatattttgttttaatacatattttttaatataaacatatataattttttttacataggatatcttttgattatattaaatacaaaaatatcaaataattttaactttgaatttcttgtaaaataatatctaataattttattattattgatatatatatatatatatatatatatatatatatatataatgaataaatttatcattatttttgtctaaaaaatacaaaaaatatagtacaatattattgtgtaattaataataataattattttattttattttatttttggacgggagactattatgtctaacagagagaaatgttggggattgatttgtacattagtttttcttggggactaaaatgtctgtttttaaaatctttggagactgatctgggtaattactcTGCCGGAAAATGAACTGGGGattgatttgtctgccggagtaaaaccttggggactgatctgtgtattaatttttcttggggactaaaatgtccgattcTAAAATCCTCAgcgactgatttgggtaattactctaattttttttctcttctcttttttatcTATTTTCGTTGAGAGTGATAACATAagcatagaagaaaaaaattactcTAATTTCGTTGGCAATAACAACAAAATTGTAGAAATAATTTAGTGTTGTTTTTACTGTCAGCACTAATATAAATATCGtaatctttatttttgttttttgtaccagtaaaattataattaaatatttaaaaaaataaaaattttataaatcgatttatttaaataaataattaatttattatatttaaattaaataaacaaatataacCAGCTTAACAATCAAAGAgcttaattaattatcattattaatgaGATTCTCTGAAGCAATCCATGACCAAGAAAATTGTACATGGACTGATTTTTTGGTGATTGAACATAACACAAAGAAAAAGGATCGAGGAGAAAGAATAGCACTCCTttctaataataatgtctaaattattaggGGACAGTAACCACTCTAGGTACAACTGCTTGTTTAAAGCAGCAGTCTTAGCCATTAAATCAGCCGCTCTGTTTGCTGTGCGCTGGATGAGCACTAAAGTACCTGTCCAATTGCGCTAGAacatctctttgattttgtcaagGAAAAACTTGAGGTTAGAACAATTTTCTTTTAGATTCATTGGAGGTTAGAACGAATCCAAGACACAAAATCCAAACTAGAGTCCTCAGCGGTCATTCCCAAGTTTAAGCTAATTCAAATCTGACGAGCTTTTTGGCAAGTCCTAAAGTAATGGTTAATATCCTCTAGAGCAAGATAACATCTCTGACAAAAATCAAAAGTAGCAAGACCTCTTTGAAACCGGTAACTAGCTGTGAAAACTCCGTTGTTGAGACAAAGTTAGAGCAGACACTTTATCTTCTCCGGTATTCTcaagcgccaaagccaaagccaattttcattatcattccagccaaatttcttcttcaatagccattcatacctacttttagtcgagtaggtgagagtatttgaatttgtccaaaaccaacctATTTTATCTCCTGCCTGCTTGATAGGATCAAAGAGCATCAAATCAAGTTTAACTTCTTCTAGAATCATTGTGCAAAGAATATTCCACCGCCAATGTCCATGGTGCCAAACATCTTCTAGTTTCAAGTGAGAATCAGAAATATGCACAAAAGGAACCAAAGGAGCTAGCGTTCCACATGGTCGCCAAGCATGATACCACAAGGATTGAGACATCCTGCCTGTACACCAATCAAGACCATCACAaagcttttctattgtcttataaatcgctcgccaagtgcttgaaacattattagaaaaatttgGTGAAAAGCAAGAACTCCCAGGTAAATATTTTGCCAACATAATTCTTACCCAAAACTTATCTTTATTATGTAGTAATTGCCAAACAAGCTTTCCTAATAAAGCAAAATTTACACATTGAGTATCTCTAATTCCCAAgcctccatattttcttggagTGACAACTTTGCTCCACTTGACCAAATTTAAGCAACGGTCCCCCACCTTTCccttccacaagaattgtctAAGCATAGAATCAATCTTTTGACAAACCGAAGTAGGAAAAAGAGTCACTTGCATCTGATAAATAGGAAGAGAAGAAGCAACAGATTTAATTAAGCAAAGCATGTCTGCTCTGTTAAGGAGCCGACCTTTTCAACTAGCCAGCCTATTCTTGATCTTCTCTAAGGAGTCCGAAAAAATAGCCTAGTAACTCGAGgatgattaaggttcacccccaAGTATTTGCCTAGGTCACTAGTAAAAGGAATATGAGAAACACCAGAAAATATTTCCTTCCTTCTATTAGAGATATTTCTAGAACAaatagctttagatttttcaatgTTAATCTTCATACCTGAAGCTTTGCAGAACAACTCCAAGGTGTACACAACATTCTGAACTTGATTTTTCTTCGCTttacaaaaaaggaggaggtcatctgcaaacatcaagtgAGAAACTCTAGGTCCCCTCTAGAAACAGCCACACCATCCCAAACACCCTCGTCAACTTATTTGAAAATGAAGCACGCCAATCTCTCCAGatacaaaacaaataaataaggagaaATTGGATCTCCTTGCCTGAGCTCTATGTGAGGTTAGAAGCTGTCTAATCTATTCCCATTCCAAAGGATGGAAAGATTTGAGGCTTGAACATAATTCATTACAAGCCAAATAATTAGAGAAGGAAAGCCAAAAGATTCAAGAGTGTAATCAAGAAAATTCCAATCaactctatcataagccttttctaaatcaatcttaaaaggcATAACTCCTTTTCTAGACTTTGTCCGCTTAAGAAAGTGAAGAACTTCTTGGGcgacaataatattatcaggCGCTCTTCTACCATGAATAAACCCTCCCTGAGTTGGGCTAACAATTTCATCTAAAAATGGTCGTAATCTATTAACCAGCACTTTAGTCACTAGcttataaattacattacaaaGGCTTATTGGCCGAAAATCTTTCAATCTAGTTGGAGGGTCGCACTTAGGgataagaacaatcaaagtttccAACAAAGAATGGCTTAACGTCTCCCCTAAGAATACTTTCTGAACAGTACACCACACCTCATGACCCACCACATCCCAATATTCCTTGAAGAAAAAACTTGAAAACCATCCGGCCCAGGAGCTTTGAACGAGCTCATATTATCCAGAGCTTCTTTAACATCCAACATTGTTACTGGTTTAGACAAATTATCACAAGCATCTTGGCTAAGAGATGGCATAGAAATTTCTCCCATGCAATTAACCTCAACAGGCTCAGTagagcaaaaaatatttttgaagaaatgaacaaactcTCTTTGCAAACTTTTCGGATCATCAAACCAGGACCCATCACTGACCAGCAACCCATGAACCTTGTTAGATTTTCTTCTAAGGATGGTTTGCATATGGAAAAAGCTAGTATTTCTATCACTATACCAAACCTATTGATCTCTTGACTTCTGGTACCAAAGCAATTCTTCCTGAGCCAAAACTAGATTATACTCAACTCTCAATTCTTCCTCTTTGTGCTTTAAAATCGGATCATCGTCAGCTTCCATTTTCCGTTGAATACAATTCAAATAAGCCTCCAATTCtctctttttaataaaaatattgtcgAAGACCGTAGAGTTGAATTCCAACGAAACTTCTTGAACCCTAGCaacttcctatggatgccaaagtCTGTACTATCCCAAGATTTTTGAACGATGGCCTTGTAATCAGGATGCGTTGCCCATGCCACTTGGAATCTAAAAGGCCGGTTTCCTTTTTTGATAGAACTCCTTGACTTCAGATAAGCAGGGGACAATGATCAGAGTGAGAACAGCTGAGAACTTCAACAAAAATTTCTGGAAAAAGAAGGCGTCATTCTGTAGTACAGCAAGCTCTATCCAATCTCTTtgcaatttctttgtttccttgaaTTTTACGGAACTAAGTAAACCGTCTTCTAGAGGTTGTCAGATCAAAAAGACCACAAGAATCTAGAGTACTTGCAAAGATACTATTACAATTCGAATAGAAATTACCCCCCTTCACCTTATGAACactcaaaatatcattaaaattccCAACCACCACCCACGGGTCCTGAATGTACAAACCAATATCAAGCAGATGACTCCATAATTCTACTCTATTAGTGGCTTGAGGGCTGCCATAAACCACACTGCAAATCCATCTTCTCCCACCACCATCAATTTCCAAAGTTACACATTGATTCATAGCCCAAAGAATTttacaagaaaattttaaattagcagAGAGGAACCAAATTCCATCCTTGTGTCCAACATCATCTACAATTCCTACAGGATAATAGCCTAATCTCCTCCAAAATTTTTTCATAGTTTCAAACCCAATATAAGTttccaccaaaataaaaaaagttggttGACATTTTCGTACCAACTCCTTACAGTGCACCCAAGACATCTTATTTGACGCCCCCTTACATtccaactaataatatttaaatggtcacaatccataaaaataaattaaataattagaatgtTTAATCATCCTACCTCACGTTGATGGACCCCTGTTTCCAAGTGTCTTCTCTTGGACTTGCGTCACAGAACCATCATTCTTCTGTTGAGGTTGGTTCTCCAAGTTTGTTGTTGCACTAGCTTTATCAAACTCTTTTTGTACTCAAGAATCCATTGACAATGCTTCAATAGGTGAGTTTTGAAGCGAAATAGGACGCTGTCTTTTGTGCCCTACTTTAAAAAAGAGAGTATTCTGATCCTTGAAAGCCACATGAGTTGTTCCCAAAGAGCCAAGCGTGGATAGAGGATCCTTCTTTTCCTTAAACCCCACCTTTGCATTTGATAAGGACTTCACCTTTGCATTTGATGAGGATCTAGCATGCATATTATTAGacccaaaagaaaattttttactcACCAAATTGGAGCATATTACTACATTGGCTTTTTTTGGCACCACTTTTGGGCCTTTACCCACTTTTTTCTTGCCTTTTTTACTAACTGTAACCCATTCACCCTCTTTTGCACGAGTATCCCTATCTATGTGCGATTCTTGCAAATTATCATGCACAATATCTTCTGCTCTATGTTTCTCTATAATTGGAATTGATTTGACATTAATTCCAAATTCAaaagttaaattttgattttttactaGGATTTGACTACCTTCCACCATTTTCTCGTTGTTATCCACCGAAAATAGTGACGGCAAATTTTTCTCCTTCATCGTGCTTTCCTTCCCAATGTCATTGTTGTTCTCTTTCGCACATTTTCTTGTTACGTGCCCAAAGCAGCTacatttttcacaaattaaattcaAGTGCTCATATTCTATGTCATACATATGACCAtcaacttgaatttttttttatgactgGAAGTCCTAAGCTAATTTGCACACATGCTCTTGCATACTTTCCCCTCTCTGCAGACTTGGTGGCTAAGTCGATGCGGATCGGTTTGCCAACAGCTGACGCAATCATTTTCATGGCTCTCTCTTGATAATAGTTAATGTTTAAACCTGTGATTCTTATCCAAACCATGGTAGACCTAAAAGTGTTTTCACAAGGTCTGAATGAAGAACTCCAAGGTTTAACCGCAACATAACTATCAGTAATAATCCACGGTCCTCCAAGGAGAACTTTTTCTCTATCCTACAAGAGATCAAATTTGACTAAGAAATAGCCAAAATCGACATCTAGTACCTCATATCCTTATTTGGTTCTCCACACACCTTTAAGCTTGTGCGTGATCGCCGTATAGCTAAAATTTTTTCCAAGAATTTTGATCACGATGGCATCTTTGTAGGACTCTGCCAATATCTCTTTTGCTTCTTCAGTAAACGTCACAGTTGGTATCTCCGAATCGCCTTGCTTACCATAGCCATCTTATCCCCATCAAGAGAATCAACAACCTCCAAAACTCTCGAGGCACCAACAACTTTATCCCTGACTTTGAGTCTTGTTGCTGTCTCCTTTAAGCCCCTCTTTTTCACCTGATGCATGCCCccctcgctctctctctctcattgtttTCGTCGGCATATCCTTGCTATGTGCCACCCTCGAAGATTCTCCTCCGCTTTTTTTGCTCTCTATTTTATATACTCTCATGTACTCTTTAGTATTAGggtttttcaaattaatttattgacttttTCAATGTGTTTACAACttgctatatacatatataagatAACGATAAtgataaagagataaaaatatatatatatatatataatttatcttatttaatatttattaattattataataattaataaatattaaataatgtaaatTTTAGTTGTTTTTAGCTAATTTAAGTGGCACACGATTATTATGATTTATGAGTGAAGATTAAATGGTTAAATTCCATTCACCTAAAAAATGTGTTGAGCATGAAAGgtttaattttatcaatttttttctatataaataAATAGCATCTCTATGTATAAATGGGATAATAATTCACATGATTTATATTTAGGTATGGCATTGATGAGCAGGCTTGGAGCAAATTTTAGTCAAACTTAAATTTGTCCCAAACTCTTCAATTTTATCAACTTTAATATGTTGACCCTATCTATATGGGTTTTAGGCTTTTAGCAATTAAATTCTACATCTTACTAGCTCGGTAGCTCCCAGAAAGCTAAGATCCCGTCCCAACCTTATACTCTCTTAATTCCTaccattttattttaaaacgcAAAAGCTAATAGGATTATTAAGAAAATATATACACATACGGAATTATTATTATCTATATTAAAATCTACTTGAAaggttataaattaaattatatataatttacaaatAAATTTTCTTAAAATTGCATTGTGTGAACAATTAAGATTAATATTATAATCTGAATGTATAGAAGAGGTTGACAACTAGTTTTCAGTTAGATATTCATAGCTAAACCCATTTTATTATATCGAGaatgtttgataaaaaaaaatagagtaattatttaaattcgtctttaaagattttaaaaatagatattttaattttttaaaaaattattacataaaaatatttttaaagttttacTTTAGTAGATAACtcagtttttaatttattttttgacagaataattatccaaatcaatctttaaaaatttttaaaacggATATTTTAAtccctaaaaaaattaatataccgaccaatttttaacatttttctcACTTACTAAATTCTTCAAGTATTTATTAGAAAAAGAATATTAGtagatattataattaaattaacttttaaggttaagttaaacctatttgatttttaatatggtatttttcaaaaaaaaaaaatattttcgaatcaTCCTCACTACatacacaattccaaatccaacaaaaagagatatatttttttttgtgtctaaacatagaaaaaaaataaagcaaacaCTATCCTATATCCGAGCGAATGATTTACCGGAGATTAGCACAAGGCTCAAACCAAATGacatgattagagttactcttggcaCCATATCTAGCCATCCAATCCGCAACTCTATTTGCTTCTCGTCGGGACACCCACTCAACATGAACAAAccaaggacgagataaaagctcctgaatcttgtgaaccaaatctgttacttcagatgaatacccacttgtaagttcatgcatgatgggcagaatgtcaaggcaatccgtttcacatataatatccctcaaaccACAATTCCAAGCTAAAACTAGccccctccaagcagcaaataattcacatcaGATGAAAGACCAGGGGGGAATGCTTCCAGAGCAGCCcgagatccaatctcccttagaatctctaataatacacccaaatcctgctaaatttgaatcctgatacaagcttgcatcacaattaactttaaaattgTTGCCTACCAGCGGTTCCCAACACAGGCGATTTCGGAGAGACCTAAAGGCATTGTTTCGATTCCTGTAAACCTGTAAGTCCTTGGCGGTAATTCTGGCCAAGGCAACAACCTTGTGGTCTGTCCAAGGGTTGTCAGTAttgaatatgtcattgcacctatgtcTCCATACCCACCAAAGTCCTGCACCAAAAGACGCTTCATTGTTAGCCAAGGCCTTCCGAAACCACTCTTCAAGAGCAGTACCAGTTGTCGAGTCCAGGATACTAGAATCCAACATATGCCAAATTGCCTTTGATCGTTCACAGTCTCTAAGGCAATGCTCCATAGTCTCCTGCGCCTTATTACATTTCTTACACATATCTAAAGAAGCTAAATGCCGCTTGAATCGAAAGGTCTCAGTTGGTAGAGCATCATGTAAGCCAAGCCacatagtaaatttgaacttctcCAGAATGTTTGTATTCCACAACCAGTTCCAGTTACTATTAGCATTCCAATTTAATGTTTTCTCTAATAACCATCAATAACCCTCCCTTGCACTATACATTTTTGTTGCTGCAGGCCACCACTCCCACTGTGGCTTCAACTCAGTCGAACTAGGATATCTCAGACCACAAataaactgcttaatctcatgcggaataggcgtggtaagactatcaacctcccaagacacccctttccacaagtcagccactatgaaatctgattcagaaatatGTACATAAGGAACAAGGTTGCAAAGCTTACCAAAAGGAGTCCACTCATCATACCAAACTGATTTGTGGACATCCCCAATATTCCAATGAAGCCCTTCCCTGAGATGCTCATAGGCACTAACAATGTTCTTCCAGGTAGCCGATGAAGAATTTCTACCATTTTCGTTCATACCAGATTGATTCCTGAGATATTTATGCTTCAGAACTTGCACCCACAACTTCTCACTATTATTTAGACAATCCCATACCAACTTTTTCAGAAGCGCCATGTTAGCATAGGTAGTATCCCTAATACCCAATCCTCCTGTCCTTTTAGGAGTTATGGTGACCTCCCACCTGACCAGAGGAAGCCCTTTGCCGGTCGCTTGGCCTTTCCACAAGAACTGTCTCATCaaggaatcaattttattacatgcatacttcggaagaagagaaatttgcatttcataaaccggGATAGAGGCCATAACCAATTTAACAAGACAAAGCCTCCCTGCCTTATTCAGCAGGCATCCTTTCCAACTGGAGAGCTTCctcgaaattttttcaataacCTCCTGAGCCGTCTTCCTGGAAGCTCTGGCATGACCGATGTTAATTCCCAAGTATTTACCCAAATCATTGTAGAACCGGATGTTAGAGACCCCTGAGAGAACCTCTTTTCTCCTCTCCGACACCCTCTTGGAACACTGGGCCTTTGACTTATGAAGATTTACCTTCAAACCTGACGC
Encoded here:
- the LOC140179426 gene encoding uncharacterized protein — translated: MSSFKAPGPDGFQAIFYKEFWDSLSNDVCGLVKRAFEGESMNAAIFDTLVVLISKVKIPSSLREFRPISLCNVIYKIVTKVLVNRFRPFLSEIIGPLQGGFIRGRETTENIIIAQEIMHFMRNTKSRKGTMVFKIDLEKAYDKVDWHFLEATLVRFGFPKATINLILNCVTSSSLAVLWNGNRLQNFNPKRGLRVSQGLWNPVTVSRNRPRLSHLMLADDLLLFCKASKAQVIEVMHCLDLFSRASGLKVNLHKSKAQCSKRVSERRKEVLSGVSNIRFYNDLGKYLGINIGHARASRKTAQEFLWKGQATGKGLPLVRWEVTITPKRTGGLGIRDTTYANMALLKKLVWDCLNNSEKLWVQVLKHKYLRNQSGMNENGRNSSSATWKNIVSAYEHLREGLHWNIGDVHKSVCNWNWLWNTNILEKFKFTMWLGLHDALPTETFRFKRHLASLDMCKKCNKAQETMEHCLRDCERSKAIWHMLDSSILDSTTGTALEEWFRKALANNEASFGAGLWWVWRHRCNDIFNTDNPWTDHKVVALARITAKDLQVYRNRNNAFRSLRNRLCWEPLELLSRPWFVHVEWVSRREANRVADWMARYGAKSNSNHVIWFEPCANLR